The proteins below come from a single Leptotrichia sp. oral taxon 223 genomic window:
- a CDS encoding phage protein — MATKQYNVDNVKIILTAAGIPYAITCRHEDGFEDDPNTESSSSTIASCGQKVVNVSVDESVSITLSLLYGSDEHKTMERLHKLWKANKGLFPMFMVISDTNTNETYIYNSVSFKKKAGLKYANESGTEARAWEFEAESREFVG, encoded by the coding sequence ATGGCAACGAAACAATACAATGTAGATAATGTCAAAATCATACTAACTGCAGCAGGAATTCCTTATGCGATTACTTGCAGACACGAAGATGGTTTTGAAGATGATCCGAATACAGAAAGTTCAAGCTCTACGATTGCGAGCTGTGGGCAGAAAGTAGTAAATGTATCAGTAGACGAAAGCGTCTCTATTACGTTGAGTTTGCTTTATGGAAGTGATGAACACAAAACAATGGAAAGACTGCACAAACTTTGGAAAGCGAATAAAGGGTTGTTTCCGATGTTTATGGTAATTAGTGACACAAATACAAACGAAACTTACATTTATAACAGTGTTTCATTCAAGAAAAAGGCTGGATTGAAGTATGCAAATGAGAGCGGTACTGAAGCCAGAGCTTGGGAATTTGAGGCAGAGAGTAGAGAATTTGTAGGATAA
- a CDS encoding DUF3383 family protein — translation MAIQRNDLNTLNNVQIKSENNRAFYADVRSLMFFTKDFAISPTYITEPQDLLELNVSGLDENHIFYKLIASAYSQSYTPLNVVVYGNNTATTFTELMKTYVDHEDAFEVTNWITNMDIVAEKNYIDSIITYAKTDKDKQFFIAVNYEKLGNSAKAVALQTDNNIDNVAFVIEGAKNLAKGNWLTGALAGGTIGYKGLGSYIVHSTQINGFVQENFTKTEQKAFWDAGLNYLSKPTRGYYHIVNGINSDNKKFIELKLIEIWLRDGLKKDLTIFQVRKDKIPGNDTGKMMVYSIIKERCRQGASAGMFMVDSAGSYFGTITQKDKNGNELEISLGHLTVSDFTQESLIEGKFDFDLRVTYLNGARKVNLTGAVTTDGEIIFNK, via the coding sequence ATGGCAATACAGAGAAATGATTTAAATACTTTGAATAATGTACAAATTAAGTCAGAAAATAACAGAGCATTTTATGCCGATGTCAGAAGTTTAATGTTTTTTACAAAAGACTTCGCAATATCGCCAACTTATATTACAGAGCCACAGGATTTATTGGAGCTGAATGTGAGTGGACTAGATGAAAATCATATTTTTTATAAGTTAATCGCAAGTGCTTATTCACAATCATACACTCCATTAAACGTTGTAGTGTATGGAAATAACACGGCAACTACATTTACAGAACTTATGAAAACTTACGTGGATCATGAGGATGCTTTCGAGGTTACTAACTGGATTACTAATATGGATATAGTTGCAGAGAAAAATTATATAGACAGCATTATAACTTATGCAAAAACTGATAAGGATAAACAGTTCTTTATAGCTGTAAATTATGAAAAATTAGGAAATTCAGCCAAAGCCGTAGCACTACAGACGGATAATAATATTGATAATGTAGCGTTTGTTATTGAAGGGGCTAAGAACTTGGCAAAAGGAAACTGGCTTACTGGGGCATTAGCTGGTGGAACGATAGGTTACAAGGGTTTAGGGAGTTATATTGTGCATTCTACACAGATTAATGGATTTGTGCAAGAGAATTTCACAAAGACGGAACAAAAGGCATTTTGGGACGCTGGATTGAATTATTTATCTAAACCAACAAGAGGATATTATCATATTGTGAACGGGATTAATTCAGATAATAAAAAATTCATTGAATTGAAATTAATCGAAATTTGGTTAAGAGACGGATTAAAGAAAGATTTGACAATTTTCCAAGTGAGAAAAGACAAAATACCAGGAAACGATACAGGGAAAATGATGGTTTACTCAATCATTAAGGAACGTTGCAGACAAGGTGCTAGTGCTGGAATGTTCATGGTAGATAGTGCTGGAAGCTATTTTGGAACGATAACGCAAAAGGATAAAAACGGCAACGAACTAGAGATTAGTTTGGGACATTTAACAGTGAGCGATTTTACCCAAGAATCACTTATAGAAGGAAAATTTGATTTCGATTTAAGAGTCACTTATTTAAATGGTGCCAGAAAAGTGAATTTGACTGGAGCCGTTACAACAGATGGAGAAATTATTTTTAATAAATAA
- a CDS encoding DUF4406 domain-containing protein: MKIFISQPMRNKSHANIEQEREEIVSRLKEEYGEIEIIDSVFPVIANKRNISLRYLAKSLELMCNADIVVFAQGYEYARGCKIEYECAVKYGLAVKIL; the protein is encoded by the coding sequence ATGAAAATATTTATAAGCCAACCAATGAGAAATAAGAGCCACGCTAACATAGAGCAGGAAAGAGAAGAGATAGTTAGCCGTTTGAAAGAAGAATATGGGGAAATAGAGATTATAGACTCAGTTTTTCCGGTAATAGCAAATAAAAGAAATATTTCTTTACGATATTTAGCAAAGTCGCTGGAATTAATGTGCAATGCAGATATAGTAGTTTTTGCACAAGGCTATGAATATGCTAGAGGGTGTAAAATTGAATATGAATGTGCTGTTAAGTATGGATTGGCGGTAAAAATTTTATAA
- a CDS encoding major capsid protein, with translation MPMNLTDLLNAKSLNKYYAGVKGTTLVEAMFPAVFSNTFDINTFGSLDGGAVEVLQSSQLDADVMFRDWDLKTTTKGDKQFFREGMKLDEKRRKELLEILNTNNQSIIASYSENIFNKFAGKNGFLGSARAIAAYTASQFLSTAKVTFVDENGGGQTINYKLADKYKETLAGTNIWSTATAKPLEDLERWKETVEEGGGNVEIALMSKSTYNTLKKHDTVKALFKNIIVTVTPALIKSTIEDVIGMTILIWDEKIKAGKTTKNVFPDNVVTLIPNGQLGTMEYGPTPTKTDELLGYLGDREVVDIAGTFATVEVVPESKSAGVVNNVNVVIEDLVAPNPSIINSMFIATVG, from the coding sequence ATGCCAATGAATTTAACAGATTTATTAAATGCAAAGAGTTTAAATAAGTATTATGCAGGAGTAAAAGGAACTACGTTAGTAGAAGCAATGTTTCCAGCTGTATTTTCAAACACGTTTGACATAAATACATTTGGAAGTCTAGACGGTGGAGCAGTTGAGGTATTACAAAGCAGCCAACTGGATGCGGATGTAATGTTTAGAGACTGGGATTTGAAAACAACAACAAAAGGGGATAAACAATTTTTTAGGGAAGGTATGAAGCTTGATGAAAAACGTAGAAAAGAATTACTAGAAATTTTGAATACAAATAATCAGTCAATAATTGCTAGTTATTCAGAAAATATTTTTAATAAATTCGCAGGGAAAAACGGTTTTTTAGGAAGTGCAAGAGCAATTGCAGCTTATACAGCTTCACAATTTTTGTCAACAGCCAAGGTAACGTTTGTCGATGAAAATGGCGGAGGACAGACAATTAATTATAAACTTGCTGATAAATATAAAGAAACGTTAGCGGGAACTAATATTTGGAGTACCGCAACAGCAAAACCGCTTGAAGATTTAGAAAGATGGAAAGAAACCGTTGAAGAAGGTGGTGGAAACGTAGAAATAGCTTTAATGTCAAAATCCACATATAATACGCTAAAAAAACACGATACTGTAAAAGCATTGTTTAAGAATATCATTGTTACGGTTACTCCAGCACTTATTAAATCTACTATTGAAGACGTAATCGGAATGACAATATTGATCTGGGATGAAAAAATAAAAGCTGGAAAAACGACTAAAAATGTATTTCCAGATAATGTTGTTACACTAATTCCGAATGGACAATTAGGAACAATGGAATATGGGCCAACTCCAACCAAAACTGATGAATTACTTGGATATTTAGGAGATAGAGAAGTTGTAGATATAGCAGGAACATTTGCAACTGTGGAAGTTGTGCCTGAATCAAAATCAGCGGGAGTTGTGAATAATGTAAACGTTGTAATCGAGGATTTAGTTGCTCCAAATCCATCAATAATAAACAGTATGTTCATAGCGACAGTTGGGTAG
- a CDS encoding minor capsid protein translates to MIKIDFKWEHKVEKRLFNFFRRTAFSIFSGKKTDIDYSNLTKIFVNYSISCEKKFKKIKNIDVKKHIEIAIKQIKEIKEWQNNLNNYVEENKEKDNLKDKLRNNAKFRSRNMLGNYYKDFLKEIIASESEYFEWNTMGDERVRPTHEARDGQIYNWDNAEIVPGEEPGCRCWATVYFPDSQEEINDINQNS, encoded by the coding sequence ATGATTAAGATAGATTTTAAATGGGAACATAAAGTGGAGAAAAGGTTGTTTAATTTTTTTAGAAGAACAGCATTTTCGATATTTAGCGGCAAAAAAACAGATATTGATTATTCAAATTTAACGAAAATATTTGTTAATTATAGCATTTCTTGTGAGAAAAAATTTAAGAAAATAAAGAATATAGATGTAAAAAAGCATATAGAAATAGCAATAAAACAAATAAAAGAGATAAAAGAATGGCAAAACAATCTAAATAATTATGTTGAAGAAAATAAAGAAAAAGATAATTTAAAAGATAAATTGAGAAATAACGCTAAATTCAGATCTAGAAACATGCTAGGCAATTATTATAAGGATTTTTTGAAAGAAATAATTGCAAGCGAAAGTGAATATTTTGAGTGGAACACGATGGGGGATGAACGTGTTAGACCAACACACGAAGCAAGAGATGGACAAATTTATAACTGGGATAATGCCGAGATAGTCCCTGGAGAAGAACCAGGTTGCAGATGTTGGGCTACTGTTTATTTCCCCGATTCACAAGAGGAAATCAACGACATAAATCAAAATTCTTGA
- a CDS encoding PBSX family phage terminase large subunit encodes MNDLTPKQYEVLKIFNKEQPRITILTGAKRSGKTFLNNFLMLSHIAKLANQNLNFIIIGATSGSIWRNVLNDWETMLGKQFKPKKDGSFKLFGNNVYLFGGEKADSWRKMRGMTSHGTYINEATALHQTFITEAFSRTSGEGAKIFIDTNPDNPAHFVKKDYIDNAGDRLENGRLNILVSNFKLDDNVFLNKEYVDSIKKTTPRGATYDRDVLGLWVAQEGVVFADFSEKENVINNIENIEIKEYYIGVDWGFEHYGTLVVIGVDFEDNYYIVEVIAKQHKYFDYWKMLILQKYKEHQVSRVFCDSARTEYVQGLLDFGINAENAKKDVKEGIDLVGAMYKRNALKITEKAFKGKFEDEIYSYVWGKNDEPVKENDDVMDAIRYVLYSLKKDEGGIAYLY; translated from the coding sequence ATGAATGATTTAACTCCAAAACAGTATGAAGTATTGAAAATATTTAATAAAGAACAGCCAAGAATAACAATTTTAACAGGAGCAAAAAGAAGCGGAAAAACGTTTTTAAATAATTTTCTGATGCTATCACATATTGCAAAATTAGCCAATCAAAATCTTAACTTCATCATAATTGGAGCAACTAGCGGAAGTATTTGGAGGAACGTTTTAAACGACTGGGAAACAATGTTAGGAAAGCAATTTAAGCCCAAAAAAGACGGAAGTTTTAAGTTATTTGGAAACAATGTTTATTTATTCGGTGGAGAAAAGGCAGACAGTTGGAGGAAGATGAGAGGGATGACTTCTCACGGTACTTATATAAATGAGGCAACAGCATTGCATCAAACTTTTATAACAGAAGCGTTTTCAAGAACATCAGGAGAAGGTGCAAAAATATTTATTGATACCAATCCTGATAATCCAGCTCATTTTGTAAAAAAAGATTATATCGACAATGCTGGAGATAGATTAGAAAATGGCAGATTAAATATTTTAGTCAGTAATTTCAAGTTAGATGATAACGTTTTTCTCAATAAAGAGTATGTGGATTCTATCAAAAAGACAACTCCACGAGGAGCAACTTACGATAGAGATGTTTTAGGATTGTGGGTTGCGCAGGAAGGTGTTGTGTTTGCTGATTTTTCTGAAAAAGAAAATGTGATTAATAATATAGAAAATATCGAAATAAAAGAGTATTACATCGGAGTTGACTGGGGATTTGAGCATTATGGGACATTGGTAGTTATTGGAGTGGATTTTGAAGATAATTATTATATCGTTGAAGTTATAGCGAAACAGCATAAGTATTTTGATTACTGGAAAATGCTGATTTTACAAAAATATAAGGAACATCAAGTATCAAGAGTATTTTGCGATAGTGCTAGAACTGAATATGTACAAGGGTTATTAGATTTTGGAATAAATGCTGAAAACGCAAAAAAAGATGTAAAAGAAGGAATTGATTTGGTTGGTGCAATGTATAAAAGAAATGCTTTAAAAATTACAGAAAAAGCGTTTAAAGGGAAATTTGAAGATGAGATTTATTCTTATGTCTGGGGGAAGAATGATGAGCCAGTTAAGGAAAATGATGATGTAATGGATGCGATAAGATATGTTTTATATAGCTTAAAAAAAGATGAAGGTGGAATTGCTTATTTATATTAG
- the folE gene encoding GTP cyclohydrolase I FolE, protein MASVDTIAQIDESEIEAKEGIKKLLLFLGEDANREGLLDTPKRVVKAFKEMTKGYNEEVSEILKVTFESNNSNEIAIESIPFNSLCEHHMLPFYGTVNIKYKPKNGRVVGLSKIPRVVEVFAKRLQIQEKLTKEIADAIQQNLDCLGVEVEIIAKHMCMELRGIKCVGSDTRTIYRTGCYENLHNRNKS, encoded by the coding sequence ATGGCAAGTGTCGATACAATTGCACAAATTGATGAAAGTGAAATAGAAGCGAAAGAAGGAATAAAAAAATTATTACTTTTTTTAGGTGAAGATGCAAATAGAGAAGGTTTATTAGATACTCCGAAAAGAGTTGTGAAAGCATTTAAAGAAATGACGAAAGGATATAATGAAGAAGTTTCAGAAATTTTAAAAGTTACTTTTGAAAGCAATAACTCAAACGAAATAGCGATAGAATCCATACCTTTCAATTCTTTGTGCGAACACCATATGTTGCCTTTTTATGGAACTGTAAATATCAAATACAAACCTAAAAATGGTAGAGTTGTTGGATTATCTAAAATACCTAGAGTTGTTGAAGTGTTTGCAAAAAGATTGCAAATTCAAGAAAAATTAACAAAAGAAATAGCAGATGCGATACAGCAAAATTTAGATTGTTTAGGTGTAGAAGTTGAAATAATCGCAAAGCATATGTGTATGGAATTGAGAGGAATCAAATGTGTAGGAAGTGATACCAGAACAATTTACAGAACAGGCTGTTATGAAAATCTGCATAATAGAAATAAAAGTTAA
- a CDS encoding 7-carboxy-7-deazaguanine synthase QueE — protein sequence MKVVEIFKSIQGEGFNFGKEVVFLRLGKCNLKCPWCDTDWNKYKKIELENIIYEIEKENCKSVIITGGEPTMQDLKPLCKKLKEKGFWIGIETNGTNDVGYEFIDYIATSPKFFYKDLVKLNLKKANEIRIVVDNDDVEEYVKFCKKIENEIEADRFFLSPVEESETANFLNLETLAKVRQQLNEREEKEWQVSIQLHKLMKVK from the coding sequence ATGAAAGTAGTAGAAATATTCAAAAGTATTCAAGGAGAAGGATTTAACTTTGGGAAAGAAGTTGTGTTTTTAAGATTAGGGAAATGCAATTTAAAATGCCCTTGGTGTGATACAGATTGGAATAAATATAAAAAAATAGAATTGGAAAATATAATTTATGAGATAGAAAAAGAAAATTGTAAAAGTGTGATTATAACAGGTGGAGAACCTACGATGCAGGATTTAAAACCTTTATGTAAAAAGCTCAAAGAAAAAGGATTTTGGATAGGAATCGAAACAAACGGAACAAATGATGTTGGTTACGAATTTATAGATTATATAGCAACAAGTCCCAAATTCTTTTATAAAGATTTAGTAAAATTAAATTTGAAAAAAGCTAACGAAATAAGAATTGTAGTAGACAATGATGATGTTGAAGAATACGTTAAGTTTTGTAAAAAAATAGAGAATGAAATAGAAGCAGATAGATTTTTTCTATCTCCTGTCGAAGAATCAGAAACTGCTAATTTTTTAAATTTAGAAACTTTAGCAAAAGTTAGGCAACAGTTAAACGAAAGAGAGGAAAAAGAATGGCAAGTGTCGATACAATTGCACAAATTGATGAAAGTGAAATAG
- the queD gene encoding 6-carboxytetrahydropterin synthase QueD — MLINKKFKFDAAHLLPNHKGQCKNLHGHTYKLIVTCKGTMQNIGTSEGMIMDFSDLKKIIEDEIIKKFDHAFIVGTDSETEKDILRVLKKHNLKILELKNRSTAENISKYIFKKLKEVLLKKNIKLIEVTLYETETSFVRYAEE; from the coding sequence ATGTTAATAAATAAAAAGTTTAAATTTGATGCAGCACATTTATTGCCGAATCATAAAGGGCAATGCAAAAATTTGCACGGACATACATACAAATTAATAGTAACTTGTAAAGGTACAATGCAAAATATAGGAACATCAGAAGGAATGATAATGGATTTTTCTGATTTAAAAAAGATAATAGAAGATGAAATCATAAAAAAATTCGATCACGCCTTTATAGTAGGGACAGATTCAGAGACAGAGAAAGATATATTAAGAGTATTAAAAAAACACAATTTAAAAATATTAGAATTAAAAAACAGGAGCACTGCTGAAAATATAAGTAAATATATTTTTAAAAAATTAAAAGAAGTTTTATTGAAAAAGAATATAAAACTTATAGAAGTTACGTTATATGAAACAGAAACATCGTTTGTAAGATATGCGGAGGAGTAA
- a CDS encoding YgjV family protein, producing MIEIIGILATLFVLLSFSFSEEKHIRIINVIGALLFVVYGLVTNALSVWLLNSILIIIHIYKLYNNGGKNVNK from the coding sequence ATGATTGAAATTATAGGAATACTTGCAACTTTGTTTGTATTGCTTTCTTTTTCGTTTTCTGAAGAAAAACACATAAGGATAATTAATGTGATAGGAGCTTTATTATTTGTTGTTTACGGTTTGGTAACAAATGCTTTGAGTGTTTGGTTATTAAATTCGATATTAATAATCATACATATTTATAAATTATATAACAACGGAGGTAAAAATGTTAATAAATAA
- a CDS encoding ParB/Srx family N-terminal domain-containing protein, with translation MKIEKININEIIEYSGNAKEHPEWQIEQIKNSIREFGFNDPIAIDEKGIIIEGHGRYLALKELGYAEVEVIRLNHLTEEQKTAYAIAHNKLTMNTEFDIEKLQYELNKLEVNGFDLDLLGFNEAELENILEIENVDINDFFAEEEKEQKEEKKKLCPHCGKEI, from the coding sequence ATGAAGATTGAGAAAATAAATATCAATGAAATAATTGAGTATTCAGGAAATGCAAAAGAACATCCTGAATGGCAAATTGAACAGATTAAAAACAGTATTCGAGAATTTGGATTCAATGATCCGATTGCAATTGATGAAAAAGGCATAATAATCGAAGGGCACGGAAGATATTTAGCATTAAAAGAACTTGGATATGCAGAAGTTGAAGTAATCAGGTTAAATCATTTAACAGAGGAGCAGAAAACAGCTTATGCTATTGCTCATAATAAACTTACAATGAATACTGAATTTGATATTGAAAAGTTACAGTATGAATTGAATAAGTTGGAGGTAAACGGCTTTGATTTAGATTTATTAGGTTTTAATGAAGCGGAATTAGAAAATATTTTAGAAATTGAAAATGTAGACATTAACGATTTTTTTGCAGAAGAAGAAAAAGAGCAAAAAGAAGAAAAGAAAAAACTTTGTCCACATTGTGGGAAGGAAATATAA
- a CDS encoding radical SAM protein, with protein sequence MEYRILEDHNVCKFVFTKQDMVAESVLYKYESYKKRTVICCSVQSGCKVGCTFCGTGKRFIRSLTSDEIVEQVKIVINNKVLNEIKNTNEIEKFQIMFMSMGEPFDNYYQVKEAIVKLNKLFPNAQLLISTVGLRKYKELNDFMKLSIEINKIGLQFSIHQANEEKRNKLIPYKNKLTLREIRDYGIEWSENTGRPVYLNYCIDGNNISDEEIKGYNTRIFDPAGQDTIGGGCGQLWFVQDWMKSYKKK encoded by the coding sequence ATGGAATATAGAATTTTAGAAGATCATAATGTATGTAAATTTGTTTTTACTAAACAAGACATGGTAGCAGAAAGTGTTTTGTACAAATATGAAAGTTATAAAAAAAGAACAGTAATTTGTTGCTCTGTCCAAAGTGGTTGCAAGGTGGGCTGTACTTTTTGTGGAACAGGAAAAAGATTTATTAGAAGTTTAACATCAGATGAAATTGTTGAACAAGTAAAAATAGTTATAAATAATAAAGTATTAAATGAAATTAAAAATACAAATGAAATTGAAAAATTTCAAATTATGTTTATGAGTATGGGAGAGCCTTTCGATAATTATTATCAAGTTAAAGAAGCTATTGTTAAATTAAATAAATTATTTCCAAATGCTCAATTATTAATTTCAACAGTAGGTTTAAGAAAATATAAAGAATTAAATGATTTTATGAAATTATCAATAGAAATTAATAAAATTGGTTTACAATTTTCTATACATCAAGCAAATGAAGAAAAAAGAAACAAATTAATACCATATAAAAATAAATTAACATTAAGAGAAATTAGGGATTACGGAATCGAATGGTCTGAAAATACAGGACGTCCAGTTTATTTGAATTATTGCATAGACGGTAATAATATTTCAGATGAAGAAATAAAAGGTTACAATACTAGAATATTTGATCCAGCAGGACAAGATACAATTGGTGGCGGTTGCGGGCAATTGTGGTTTGTTCAAGATTGGATGAAAAGTTATAAAAAGAAATAG
- a CDS encoding putative HNHc nuclease, giving the protein MAKRMSRENQKLIYWFIDCYAYHLKGVDINWKSSKEKPNISDYFLYKAKEDLKKLYIRHSGINLKGYKPFKNIEEKLRIRLSEVLDKNYTKETKVNIVTNDLIDFVREEMQRFLLTLTGTFSLKLDMMSNNGAIAFTNYLFDYFLQNDIAMWEEMQMLYKQQNEEKYIYAKLKYKRCAVCNRTPVDFEHWQSAGSLGGYANDKGQGRYISLCRQHHTEKHDIGVEAFERKYNVRGIYLDYEQIKELKKIYKNHFKAFKEDKE; this is encoded by the coding sequence ATGGCAAAGAGGATGAGCAGAGAAAACCAAAAATTAATTTACTGGTTTATAGACTGCTACGCCTATCATTTGAAAGGAGTAGACATTAACTGGAAAAGTAGCAAGGAAAAACCAAATATTTCTGATTATTTTCTTTATAAGGCAAAAGAAGATTTGAAAAAACTTTATATCAGGCATAGTGGAATTAATTTGAAAGGGTACAAGCCTTTTAAAAATATAGAAGAAAAATTAAGAATCAGGCTGAGTGAAGTTTTAGATAAAAATTATACTAAGGAAACTAAGGTGAATATTGTAACAAATGATTTAATAGATTTTGTCCGGGAAGAAATGCAAAGATTTTTATTAACTCTTACAGGCACATTCAGTCTAAAACTTGATATGATGAGTAATAATGGAGCAATAGCCTTTACTAATTATTTATTTGATTATTTTCTCCAAAATGATATAGCAATGTGGGAAGAAATGCAAATGCTATATAAACAGCAGAATGAAGAAAAATATATTTATGCGAAATTAAAATATAAACGTTGTGCGGTATGCAATAGAACTCCAGTTGACTTTGAACATTGGCAGTCGGCTGGAAGTTTGGGAGGTTATGCGAATGATAAAGGACAAGGAAGATATATTTCACTTTGTAGACAACATCATACTGAAAAGCACGATATTGGAGTGGAAGCATTTGAAAGAAAGTATAATGTGAGGGGTATTTATTTGGATTATGAACAGATAAAAGAATTGAAAAAGATTTACAAAAATCATTTTAAGGCGTTTAAGGAGGATAAAGAATGA
- a CDS encoding Rha family transcriptional regulator → MNELINVKSRDTLTSLEVAQIAEKEHKNILADIRDEISKLGEERGRLIFQPTTYIDNFNRSQPMFLLNYKGVLQLGARYSAETRFKLIEKIEELKKPMAIEDMIILQANEMKSVKHRIDIVENKVDNEIRIDHTEQRKLQKAVSIRVYQRLDVIDADRNLMFPAIYRDLKDRFGVASYRDIKRKDLTEALAYVQNWIEKAELRN, encoded by the coding sequence ATGAACGAATTAATAAATGTAAAAAGCAGAGACACATTGACAAGTTTGGAAGTGGCACAAATAGCAGAAAAAGAACACAAAAATATTTTAGCTGATATTAGGGATGAAATCAGTAAATTAGGAGAAGAAAGAGGTCGGCTAATTTTTCAGCCAACCACCTATATAGATAATTTTAACAGAAGTCAACCAATGTTTCTTTTGAATTACAAAGGTGTCTTGCAGCTTGGAGCAAGATACAGTGCTGAAACTAGATTTAAACTTATTGAAAAAATAGAAGAATTAAAAAAGCCAATGGCAATCGAAGACATGATCATATTGCAGGCAAATGAAATGAAAAGTGTCAAGCATAGAATTGACATCGTAGAAAACAAAGTTGACAACGAGATAAGAATAGACCACACAGAACAAAGAAAATTACAAAAAGCGGTTTCGATAAGAGTTTACCAAAGGCTGGATGTGATAGACGCTGACAGAAATTTAATGTTCCCTGCAATTTACAGGGATTTAAAGGACAGGTTTGGAGTTGCAAGCTATCGTGATATTAAGAGAAAGGACTTAACTGAAGCATTGGCGTATGTACAGAACTGGATAGAAAAAGCAGAATTGAGGAACTGA
- a CDS encoding dUTP diphosphatase: MEALKKFDMDELLKRQAMLDKKFDEKKTLRERTQIRTFVAFIAELGELTQELKSEWNYWKNNTEKINKRKVLEELSDCLHFYLSFINQGLFRNSGGKNVKFYKRCIENLEIALIFLSKFSQERENKIIAAILIVAEYVGATEKEFLQVHHEKWLKNMNERTKENY; this comes from the coding sequence ATGGAAGCATTGAAAAAGTTTGATATGGATGAACTACTAAAAAGACAAGCGATGTTGGATAAGAAATTTGATGAAAAGAAAACTTTAAGGGAAAGAACACAAATAAGAACGTTTGTCGCTTTTATTGCTGAATTAGGAGAACTAACTCAAGAACTCAAAAGTGAATGGAATTATTGGAAAAATAACACAGAAAAAATAAACAAAAGGAAAGTTTTGGAAGAGTTGTCAGATTGCCTTCATTTTTACTTGAGTTTTATTAATCAAGGATTGTTTAGAAATTCTGGAGGCAAAAATGTTAAATTTTATAAAAGGTGTATAGAGAACTTAGAGATTGCTTTAATATTTTTATCAAAATTTTCTCAAGAAAGAGAAAACAAAATAATAGCAGCAATTTTAATTGTGGCTGAATACGTAGGAGCAACTGAAAAGGAATTTTTACAAGTTCATCACGAAAAATGGCTTAAAAATATGAACGAGAGAACGAAAGAAAATTATTAA